In the genome of Maribacter forsetii DSM 18668, the window TGATGCAAGTAATCAAGATAGAACAGACTTGGTAGAATTTATTGATAGTTATTTTCTTAAAAAATACCAATCGGTAAATGTTGATTCAGACGCTACTATTAATACAGAAAGTCCTGCTTGGGCAATTGACCGACTTTCTATTTTAGCATTGAAAATTTATCATATGGCGGAAGAAGCTACTAGAGCAGATGCTTCTTTAGAACACCGCGAAAAATGTCAAGCTAAATTGGAAGTTTTGCTTGAACAGAAAAACGATCTTTCTTCTGCCATAGACCAATTACTTGCCGATATTGAAAGTGGTGCTAAATATATGAAGGTGTACAAGCAGATGAAGATGTATAATGATGAGGAACTAAACCCCATCCTTCGTGGTAACAAATAACCCTAAACATATTCTGGTTATAAGATTATCCGCTATGGGTGATGTGGCTATGACCGTTCCTGTTATTTTGGGTATCATTAATAAATATCCTGGAGTAAAAATTACCGTTTTAACCAAACCTTTTACTGCGCCATTTTTTGCTGGCATACCTAATGTAAGGGTATATAATGCCGATGTAAAAGGAAAACATAAAGGTGTTTTAGGACTTTGGAAATTATACAAAGAATTAAAACCCTTGCATATTGATGCAGTTGCAGATATTCACAATGTACTGCGAAGTACAATTTTAAAACAGTACTTTAAACTTTCTTCGATTCCATTTATCCAAATTGATAAGGGTAGGGTTGCAAAAAAGGAATTGGTTAATCCTCAGAGATCATCTTTTATCCCTTTAAAAACCACTTTTGAGCGCTATGCTGAGGTGTTCGGTAAGTTGGGCTACCCAATTGCTAAATCAGAGATGGAAACCTTGCAAAAAAGAGCTATCCCTGAAAATGTGTCGTATTTAAAAGATAACAAGGCAAGACCTCTAATTGGTATTGCCCCTTTTGCCGCTTTTAGCGGAAAAATGTATCCACATGAGCTGATGGAAGAAGTGCTATTCTCATTAAATTCTTCCAATAACTATCAAATCGTATTGTTTGGCGGAGGAGAGAAGGAAATAGAAGTTTTGAGCAAATGGGATGCTCAGTTCAACAATTGCCATAATGCAGCAGGCAAATTGTCATTTTCAGACGAATTGAGCTTAATATCTAATCTTCAGTTAATGTTAGCGATGGATAGTGGGAATGCCCATTTAGCTGCAATGTTTGGTGTGCCAACCGTAACAATATGGGGCGTTACACATCCGTATGCAGGTTTTTCGCCTTTTAATCAGCCAGAGCATTTCGCACTTTTATCGGACAGGAAAAAATATCCTGCCATTCCCACCTCAATTTATGGAAATAAATACCCGGATGGATATGATAAGTCTATGGAAACTATCCGACCGGAAACTATCGTCCAGAAAATAAGGGAAGTTTTAAGTATTTAAGTTTAAGAATTAACAGGCTTGGCTTCTATACTTTTAAAGTATTGACGTAGCTGAGACATGAATCTGTATTTTTTGGCAGCTGGTGCTGAACTGGTCATTAATGTACGTACTCCGAAATATGAACTCATTAAAAAAGTGGCGGCAGCTTCACAATCGACATGTCTATCTAGGTATCCATTAAATTTTCCTTTCTGTAAAGTGGTTACCAAGTTTACTTCCCATACCGTTACAATTTCATTTAAATGCTTCATGATTACATCGTTCTTTCCGTTAAATTCAGATAAGAAGTTGCTAAGAATAAAACCATAGTCCATTTCGTTATGAACAGCGGTTTCCATAGCATCGTCAAAACATTTGGTAATTAAAGTTAAAGGATTATCGTGGCCTTCAATAGGTTCAATTAACATGCTGTATACTTTACGAGCCAATAAGTTCTGTATAATTTGAACAAAGAAGTCTTCTTTAGAATCAAAATGATAATAAAAAGCCCCTTTAGAAAGGTTTAGTTTTTTAAGAATATCATCTACGCTAGTGTCATAATACCCTTGGGCATAAAACAATTCTAACCCTGTGTTCTGTAAACGTTGCATGGTAGCCATGCGCTTTAAACTCTTGTTCATAATATGGAGATTTGGGTAAAACTGACCATATGGTCTTTTTATAGAACGTGGGAGAGTTAAAGAACCTCAGAATTTATGGATTAGATGCTTATTTTTTCGATAAACGTCTATTTTGTCGGTGTATAACATCTTTTTTATACTATTAAACAAACCAAGTGGTCAGTTCTGTAGTTGGTGTATCTGGTTGGATAATACTATTAGTAGGTAGCCAAAAACAAAAAAACCGTTCAATATAAATTATCAAACGGTTCTGAAATTTCATTTCTAATTGTATTATGCAACGGTACCTTGGCAGCTACTACCGGCGCCTGCTGTACAGCCATAACAGTGTTGGGATATAATGATGTTTCTATCGTTCAATAAGTCCTCATTATAATCTTTAATATGTTTTACCTTACTGGCTACTTTTAAATCTAACATTTGGTTAAAGTCACAATCGTACAACCAACCATCCCAACTTATGGAAATGGTATTGGTACACATTACGTTTGCTACTGCAGACGGATTATAAGCTTCCACTAATGCATACATGTAATCTTCGTAATTCTCCGATGCTATCAAGTAGTCCAAGAAACGTGCAATAGGTAAATTGGTAATGGCAAAAAGGTTATGGAACTGAATATCAAAATCTTCTTTTAAGGCTTTTTTGAAATCCTTCTCCATCGCAGCCTGATCTCCCGGCAAATACGCTCCAGATGGATTATATACTAAATCCAATCGTAAATCGCTACCTGGCATGCCATACCCTCTTTCGTTCAATTCTTGTAATGCCTTTATCGATTTGTCAAAAACTCCGTCTCCTCTTTGCTTATCCGTTTTTCCACGGGTATAGTGTGGCATTGAAGAAATAACATGGACGTTGTGTTTTTTAAAGAAATCCGGTAGGTGATAGTATTTCTTATTTGCTCTTATTATCGTCAAGTTAGAACGAACTATAAAATCTTTGATTCCGGCTTTGGCAGCTTCTTCTACAAACCATTCAAAATCAGGATTCATTTCTGGTGCACCACCGGTTAAATCTAAGGTATGCGCACCTGTATTTTTAATCACCTCTAAACATTGCTGCATAGTTTCACGGGTCATAATCTCTTTACGATCAGGACCAGCATCTACGTGGCAATGCTCACAAACCTGATTACACATGTAACCTACGTTAATTTGTAAGATTTCCAGCTTTTTTGGGCGTAAAGGAAAATGCCCTATGTCTGCAATTTTATCTTTAAAATAAGGAAGCTCGCCATCAGCAAATATGCCTCCGTTCAATATTTCTAACTGCTTGTTGGAAACCGCTAAATCGTTCCCTTTCGCTTTTAATGATTTTGTAGCCATTCTTTTTTTGTTGATGGTTGATGGTTGTCAGTTGTTCGTTAATTTTTATCACGAGCGTTAAACAATTCAACCTATTTAAATTTCTTTTTTAGTAGATAGCAATTCTATTTATTCCCCCTTTGGGGGTTAGGGGGCATTACATTGACAATTTATTGTACTTATTCATCATTTGTACACCATGAACCAATGTTGCACCGCTTTCTATGGCAGCACCTACATGAACGGCTTCCATCATTTCTTCTTTCGTAATTCCTTTTTGCAAACCGTCTTTGGTATACGCATCTATGCAATACGGACACTTTACTACATGAGACACTGCTAACGCAATTAGAGATTTTTCTCTAGCGCTTAGTGCGCCTTCTTCGAAAACTTTACCATAATAATCAAAAAATTTAGTTCCAAGCTCTTCACTCCACTCTGTAATTTTTCCGAATTTTCTTAAATCTGCTGGATCGTAGTACGTATTTGCCATCTTTTTTTGTTTTTTAGGTTTTATTGAATCTTTTTGTTCTTGGTTAAAATGAATCGGAATTCCCTGTCCCATTTTTTCCAGTTCGGGAAGTATTTCCATATTGTCCCAAATGCCAGAGGTAAGTGTATCGCCGTAGGCTTCTGGTAAATGGTTTTTATACATTAATTTCTGCGCGGTTTCAGCCTCATATTCAAAAGAGTGATGGGCGTAAGTAACTTCACCACCCTCAATATTCAAGATCATATACCATACGCGAGTAGTGCCATCATTTGCCGGCATACCTATTACACCAGGGTTCAGCCATACCTTCTCTTTTATGGTTTGATGAAATGGCAAGCCACAATGCCCCGCAACAATGATATCACTTTTAGTCTCTTGAAAACAACCTTCTTTACTTTCTGTAGCGTTTGATTTAAATACAAATTCTGATGTATTACCATAGTTGCCATGAACTACCGTTACTTTTTTGTTCCCATAATCAAAACTTAAGTATTCTGGAATTTGCTTCATCCAATCTAAAGATTGTTGTGATAAATGCCCTTTAGTATAGGGAAACCACATTTTTGAGAAATCGTCACAACGGCTACCACTTTTAAAATCGCACCCACAATCTTCGCTATCATTGGCAAGTTGTAATTCTACATTACCAGCAATAGTAAGTGCACCCCATTTTTGAAATAGCTGTACCGTTTCTTCAGGTTGTGCGCAGTAACCGGTAAGATCTCCTGTACTTATACAATTCTCTGGTCTAATTCCTGCTTCTTCAGAAATGGAAATCAATTTCTCCAAAGCCTGAAGGTTACTATACACTCCTCCAAAAAGCAATAGCTTTCCAGATTTTGTGCCCATATGTTTTATTTCTTTATCCATGTAGGTATCATATAAACGAATAGGCAACATAAAATGCCCCAAAAATTAATCCATAATAAATTGGCATACTTGCCAGTGGTAAATATTAAGCTATCTGGAAACCAATTGAAAATCAATAAAAAACCGAATAACAATCCACAGAAAACACTTAAATGAAAACTGATTTTAGGAGCACTACCTTTCCAAAATAAAAAAACGGGGGTTAAACCGATGACCATAGTTCCGCTAATGGTGGTGGCAGATAATATTTCAGCATCTAAAAAGACCGGAACCGTACCCAAAACCGCAACAGCTACCATAGACCACCGACCGAATTTAACCGTGTTTCCAAGGTTTAGGTCAAGAGCCAATAATTTGGAAAATGATGAAAATGTAGAATCTAATGTGGATGCTGCGGATGTGATCATGATGAAGTTGATGACCAGTAAAATCATTGTTCCAAAAGCCTTACCAACTTGAACAGCCGCTTGACCTTGCATACCTTGAGATTGGGCATAAACACCTATAATGCTGAATAGAACAATGCAAATAGCTCCAAGTACACTTGCCCATAAAAAGCTTTTCAATGTTACTTTCGGACTACTAATAAAACCTCTATCTGTTAATACAGGATCATGAAAGGGATAACTGAAAGATTGTAGCAAGGCAGCAAACAATAAATTTAGTCCAGTTTCAAAAGACCAAACCCCAGAATTAAGTACTTCTGTAGTATCTATTGCATTGTCATTTCCAAAAATAGTGAACAATATTACCGCTAATAACACTGAAAAAAGTCCCATTTGGACAACATCGGTAAAAATAGAGCTGCTCATACCACCTTTCAATACATAGGACAAAGTTAGTGCCGTAAATATTAAAATGGACCAATAGTATGAGCTCGTACCCATATCACCAAAGTAAGAACCAATAACCATAGTGTTGCTCCATACTTCATTGAACAAACGAAATGCAATAAGAATGGAAAAAACAGTTACCGCAGTTTTGCCAAATTTAGAGGATAAAAAATCATGTATGCTAGTATACTTACCATGCAGCCTCATTTTATAAATGACGATACCTGCCACGGCAAATGATAAATAATAGCCTGCATAGGCTACACCACCAACAATACCGAAATCCAATCCTAAATTTGCGGCATTGGTTATACTCTTGGCGAATATCCAAGAAATGATCAAACTACCCATTAGCATAAATGTGTTGGGTGCTTTCTTCTTTTGAACGGCTTTAAAAAACTGATTGGTATCTTTTGCCCATGGAGAAAGAAAGAACAGCATCAAACTAGATGTGATCACCAATCCCCATTGCCAAATTTGTACCTCAGTCATAAATTTATTTTTTTCCTAACTCCTAACTCCTAACTCCTAACTATTGCTCATCCCACCAAACTGCAACATTAATACTATTGCCTTCCGTGTTATTTGAAGCTGCGGTATAATTGGCATTATTTAAAGCTTCTTCCTCAGCAGGGTAAGGCATGCGTATGGGAATCAAATCATTGTTCAAACTAGCAGAAATTGTTTTCAATTGCGGAAAACCTGTCCTTCTATATTCTACCCAACCTTCATAACCGTTTATGCTATTTGCAATCCATTTTTGAGTAATGATATTCTCTAAAGGGTCGCCATTATTTAACGCTGCGTCAACAGATAAATAATCTTCAGGAAGCTCCACTTGCCAGTATTCAAAAGCTTGAGTTACCCCCGTATTGTAAAGGGGTTCCGTGTCGGCGGAAATAAGCCCTTGTTGTGCAGCTTCAGCTAATAGAAAGTGAGTTTCCATGCTGGACATAAAATTAGCATCTAAAAGCCCTGTATTCTCTCTGAAAATAGTACCCAATAAAGAGTAATCAGCTAACGATACTCCGGCAGAGGCATCGATTCCATTTAATAGTCCGTTATAACCGCCATCTGTACTATTGGCAAAAGGTTGGTATAAGCGTGCAATTCGTGGATCGTTTAAGTTGGTTAGAATTTCATCCATCGTTTCAGAAAGCACATAATTATTAAAATCGCCGACCCTAAGTTGTGCCAACCTAAAACTATTTGGTTCGCCATCGGTAAAGTTGAAAATGGCATTTGCGCTATTATCATCTATAAAATTGCCTTCTGCGACAATTGCTTGTAGTTGTGAGGCCACATCTATTTTGCTTGAAACTCGCATTAGATATTTAATTTTCAAGGAATTTGCAAAACGTATCCATCCGTCTAAATCACCATTAAAGAGAATGTCTCCCTCTAAAGCTATGGTACCTGAATAATTCTGAATGGCTAAAATTCCCTTATCAAGATTATCAAATATTCCTCCTTCATCCATATAAATTGACTCCTGAGTGTCATAGGACGGAGTAACAGTTTCTGTATCTCCTTGAAATGCTTCTGAATACGGGACATCACCGAATAAATCTGTTAAACCAGCTGCCATATACGCTTTCATAATTCTTGCTGGCCCTTCATACACAGCATACGCCGCATTCTCTTGAGACAAATTCAATATAATTTCATTGTCTCGTAAATTCTGATAGAATATAGGCCATGGGTTTCCACCTAATTGCGGAGATTTTAAATCATGACGGTCAAATAAGTTAAAGTCTAGAGCGGTACTATATTGGCCCAACAGATTACCTGCAGTAAAACCTTCATATGACATTTGCTCCCCATAGTCATAAATTACCTGTCTTAACAAAAGACTAGGTTGTACGGTAACGGGATCGTTGGTGTTTGTATTAATTTCTTCAAAGTCTTTTGTGCAGCCAATGACCAACAATAAGACTAGAATGCTATATATATGTTTCATTTTCTTTTTCTTAAAAATTAAATCCGGCTTTAAAACCTATGCTTCTTGTGGTGGCGTATGACATATCTTCAACACCGCTGATAAATCCCTGCCCTTGTACAGCTAATTGTTCTGGGTCAAAATGCGGATTCTCTGTTATAGCAAATAGGTTCTTTCCTATTAATGATAAACTCAACGTAGCATCTTGGTTGAACAGGCTAAGATTGTTAAACGTATAACCAATAGATAGTTGGCGTAGCTTTAAAAAGGATGCATCATACGTATTGTTCTCTTCATGGTTTCGATCATAAAATTGCCTGTAATAACTTTCTGCCGTTACTGCAACGGTATTTTGTGTATACACCGGATTATCTGCAGTACCAGTATTTACAACTCCTTCGGGTACAATACCTGCCTCAGGTCTGTCTGCTGTTTCTGCTAGCTGACCACCAACGTTACCCAATGCCCTTGTTCTAGATACAATGATTCCGCCTTGTCGCCAATCGAAAAGGAATCCCATATTCCAGTTTTTATAATTGAATTGGTTATTGAAGCCGAGCATAAAATCAGGATTGTAATTCCCTAATTTTTGCAGTTCATTGTCCGGTATATATCTACCCTCATCGGTTAAAATGAAATCTCCATTTTCATTTTTTAAGTATCCGGTTCCATATAGATCACCTACGCGACCACCTTCTTCTGCCTGTAAAAATACCGTTTGGTTTTGACTGTTGTAAATTCTGGAGTATGCCAATGTCAATCGACCTTCATCTTGTGGTAAGCTTTCTACAGTAGACCTATTTGTACTAAAATTTAAGGTGCTGTTCCATTTAAAATCTTGACTTATAACCGGTGATATACCCAAAATAATCTCTACACCTTTAGAACGAACTTCACCACCATTAACTACTTGTTGTGTATACCCGGAAGATATACCTATAGGTAATGAAATAATTTGATCTTTGGTCAATGCGTTATAGTAAGAAACATCTAATCTTAATTGGTCTCCAAACAAACGTACATCTGCACCTACTTCAAATGAAGAGGTTAATTCTGGTTGAAGATTTGCGTTTGCTATAGTGTTTGAGTTACTGAAAGTTGGTTGCCCATTAAAAGGAGTTTGTGCTACAAAAGCACTTGTAGTTTGGTAGGGATCAGTGTCATTACCTACTTGTGCCCAACTTGCCCTTAGTTTTGCAAATGAAACGGCCTTAGGTAAATCAACCACTTGCGATAATATAAAACTACTGGATGCAGATGGATAAAAGAATGACGTATTATCTACGGAAAACGGAGTAGCCAATGCACTAGACCAATCGTTTCTTCCTGTAACATCCAAGAAAAGGAAGTCTTTGTATCCAAATTTTGCCAAGCCGTAAAAACTGTTGATTCGCTTATTAGATTCAAATTCGAAAACTTCAATTGGTGAAGCTGCATTAGATAACCTAAAAATACCCGGTTGCGCCAAACTCGTGGTTTGCGCTTGTGAGGTAAATGCTTTTTGGTCTAATCTGTTTCCGCCTAAAGAAACATCTACACTTAAATCATTGAATTGATTGGTATAATTTAATAAGAAATCAGTGTTTATTTCCCTAAAAAATACATCATGCTCGGCATAACCACCATTTACAAATCGATTAGAACTATAGGCTCTGCGCAGTTGGCGTAATTCACTTGAATAATCCATCCCCGATCTAACTGTTGCCGTTAAATGATCTGTAATGTCATAGCTAGCTGAAATATTTCCGAATACCCTGTCCCTATTAAAGGAGTTTCTATTTTCATTAAGAATGAAATACGGATTATCAAAAAACGTATAATTATAAGAATACTGTTGTAAGCCCTCTAAACCTGGTTGCCAATAGTTTTTTAAGTTTTCAATATTTAATGACCTTGGTCCCCAAGCTACCAAAGAGTAATTGGCATTTTCAGATCCATAACCATTAGAAGGTCTGTTGTCGCTACTAGAATTAATATAACTGATAGAGGAATTTATACGCAGTTTATCAATAGGTTCAAAATTTAGTCTTGTACCTATAGTTTGGCGGTCAAGATTTACTCCTGGAATAATAGATTCGCTTCGTAAATCTGTAAAGGAGAGACGGTAATTACCTGTATCAAATCCGTTAGATATTGCAATGTTATTAATCAATGTAGTACCCGTTTCGTAGAAATTCTTAAGGTTATTAGGATTCGATTTAAATTCTGTGGGGGTAATGGCTATACCGTTATAAAGAGCAGTGTCACCACCACGTACTACCGTACCATCTGGCAAGGTAACCGGACTATCATACTGAGGAATTAAGTTACCAACATCTAAACGTGGTCCCCAACTATAGGTAATCAAATCATTTGTTCCACCACCTAATCCGTCCACAAAAGCAAACTCACCAGAATTTCCTTGTCCGTATTCATTCTGAAAATCTGGTAGTTGAAATGCAGAATCCACAAAGAAACTAGTATTGTAGCTAACGCCTAATCCTTTTGAATTTTTTCCGCTTTTGGTTTCTATGATAATAACGCCATTAGATGCTCTTGTTCCATAAAGAGCCGCCGCACTAGGTCCTTTTAAAACCGAAACTTCTGCAATATCATCAGGATTCACATCCATAGCACC includes:
- a CDS encoding DUF4254 domain-containing protein; its protein translation is MFSEFAFNIFNKSIEKYHIKDDVYQSFVNPYSKEDIEHLLYRKNWIDTVQWHYEDIIRNPDINPDDALGLKRKIDASNQDRTDLVEFIDSYFLKKYQSVNVDSDATINTESPAWAIDRLSILALKIYHMAEEATRADASLEHREKCQAKLEVLLEQKNDLSSAIDQLLADIESGAKYMKVYKQMKMYNDEELNPILRGNK
- a CDS encoding glycosyltransferase family 9 protein translates to MVTNNPKHILVIRLSAMGDVAMTVPVILGIINKYPGVKITVLTKPFTAPFFAGIPNVRVYNADVKGKHKGVLGLWKLYKELKPLHIDAVADIHNVLRSTILKQYFKLSSIPFIQIDKGRVAKKELVNPQRSSFIPLKTTFERYAEVFGKLGYPIAKSEMETLQKRAIPENVSYLKDNKARPLIGIAPFAAFSGKMYPHELMEEVLFSLNSSNNYQIVLFGGGEKEIEVLSKWDAQFNNCHNAAGKLSFSDELSLISNLQLMLAMDSGNAHLAAMFGVPTVTIWGVTHPYAGFSPFNQPEHFALLSDRKKYPAIPTSIYGNKYPDGYDKSMETIRPETIVQKIREVLSI
- a CDS encoding TetR/AcrR family transcriptional regulator, producing the protein MNKSLKRMATMQRLQNTGLELFYAQGYYDTSVDDILKKLNLSKGAFYYHFDSKEDFFVQIIQNLLARKVYSMLIEPIEGHDNPLTLITKCFDDAMETAVHNEMDYGFILSNFLSEFNGKNDVIMKHLNEIVTVWEVNLVTTLQKGKFNGYLDRHVDCEAAATFLMSSYFGVRTLMTSSAPAAKKYRFMSQLRQYFKSIEAKPVNS
- the arsS gene encoding arsenosugar biosynthesis radical SAM (seleno)protein ArsS (Some members of this family are selenoproteins.) is translated as MATKSLKAKGNDLAVSNKQLEILNGGIFADGELPYFKDKIADIGHFPLRPKKLEILQINVGYMCNQVCEHCHVDAGPDRKEIMTRETMQQCLEVIKNTGAHTLDLTGGAPEMNPDFEWFVEEAAKAGIKDFIVRSNLTIIRANKKYYHLPDFFKKHNVHVISSMPHYTRGKTDKQRGDGVFDKSIKALQELNERGYGMPGSDLRLDLVYNPSGAYLPGDQAAMEKDFKKALKEDFDIQFHNLFAITNLPIARFLDYLIASENYEDYMYALVEAYNPSAVANVMCTNTISISWDGWLYDCDFNQMLDLKVASKVKHIKDYNEDLLNDRNIIISQHCYGCTAGAGSSCQGTVA
- a CDS encoding arsenosugar biosynthesis-associated peroxidase-like protein, with protein sequence MANTYYDPADLRKFGKITEWSEELGTKFFDYYGKVFEEGALSAREKSLIALAVSHVVKCPYCIDAYTKDGLQKGITKEEMMEAVHVGAAIESGATLVHGVQMMNKYNKLSM
- a CDS encoding sodium:solute symporter family transporter codes for the protein MTEVQIWQWGLVITSSLMLFFLSPWAKDTNQFFKAVQKKKAPNTFMLMGSLIISWIFAKSITNAANLGLDFGIVGGVAYAGYYLSFAVAGIVIYKMRLHGKYTSIHDFLSSKFGKTAVTVFSILIAFRLFNEVWSNTMVIGSYFGDMGTSSYYWSILIFTALTLSYVLKGGMSSSIFTDVVQMGLFSVLLAVILFTIFGNDNAIDTTEVLNSGVWSFETGLNLLFAALLQSFSYPFHDPVLTDRGFISSPKVTLKSFLWASVLGAICIVLFSIIGVYAQSQGMQGQAAVQVGKAFGTMILLVINFIMITSAASTLDSTFSSFSKLLALDLNLGNTVKFGRWSMVAVAVLGTVPVFLDAEILSATTISGTMVIGLTPVFLFWKGSAPKISFHLSVFCGLLFGFLLIFNWFPDSLIFTTGKYANLLWINFWGILCCLFVYMIPTWIKK
- a CDS encoding SusD/RagB family nutrient-binding outer membrane lipoprotein, coding for MKHIYSILVLLLVIGCTKDFEEINTNTNDPVTVQPSLLLRQVIYDYGEQMSYEGFTAGNLLGQYSTALDFNLFDRHDLKSPQLGGNPWPIFYQNLRDNEIILNLSQENAAYAVYEGPARIMKAYMAAGLTDLFGDVPYSEAFQGDTETVTPSYDTQESIYMDEGGIFDNLDKGILAIQNYSGTIALEGDILFNGDLDGWIRFANSLKIKYLMRVSSKIDVASQLQAIVAEGNFIDDNSANAIFNFTDGEPNSFRLAQLRVGDFNNYVLSETMDEILTNLNDPRIARLYQPFANSTDGGYNGLLNGIDASAGVSLADYSLLGTIFRENTGLLDANFMSSMETHFLLAEAAQQGLISADTEPLYNTGVTQAFEYWQVELPEDYLSVDAALNNGDPLENIITQKWIANSINGYEGWVEYRRTGFPQLKTISASLNNDLIPIRMPYPAEEEALNNANYTAASNNTEGNSINVAVWWDEQ
- a CDS encoding SusC/RagA family TonB-linked outer membrane protein, coding for MKHLLLVLTLFICTMVNAQETITGTVKDTDGNTIPYVNIVLSGTLNGTTTNENGIYIIDVPNLSGALEFSVLGYETKIITINNRRTIDIVLGDSSQILDEVVLTALGLKRETKELGYVVQSLDAKGVTEVKSVNFLDNLSGKLAGVTINQGATGVGSSSKITIRGEASFSNNNPLFIVDGVPINNNSVFNFTNEAAAGFQEIDFGNGAMDVNPDDIAEVSVLKGPSAAALYGTRASNGVIIIETKSGKNSKGLGVSYNTSFFVDSAFQLPDFQNEYGQGNSGEFAFVDGLGGGTNDLITYSWGPRLDVGNLIPQYDSPVTLPDGTVVRGGDTALYNGIAITPTEFKSNPNNLKNFYETGTTLINNIAISNGFDTGNYRLSFTDLRSESIIPGVNLDRQTIGTRLNFEPIDKLRINSSISYINSSSDNRPSNGYGSENANYSLVAWGPRSLNIENLKNYWQPGLEGLQQYSYNYTFFDNPYFILNENRNSFNRDRVFGNISASYDITDHLTATVRSGMDYSSELRQLRRAYSSNRFVNGGYAEHDVFFREINTDFLLNYTNQFNDLSVDVSLGGNRLDQKAFTSQAQTTSLAQPGIFRLSNAASPIEVFEFESNKRINSFYGLAKFGYKDFLFLDVTGRNDWSSALATPFSVDNTSFFYPSASSSFILSQVVDLPKAVSFAKLRASWAQVGNDTDPYQTTSAFVAQTPFNGQPTFSNSNTIANANLQPELTSSFEVGADVRLFGDQLRLDVSYYNALTKDQIISLPIGISSGYTQQVVNGGEVRSKGVEIILGISPVISQDFKWNSTLNFSTNRSTVESLPQDEGRLTLAYSRIYNSQNQTVFLQAEEGGRVGDLYGTGYLKNENGDFILTDEGRYIPDNELQKLGNYNPDFMLGFNNQFNYKNWNMGFLFDWRQGGIIVSRTRALGNVGGQLAETADRPEAGIVPEGVVNTGTADNPVYTQNTVAVTAESYYRQFYDRNHEENNTYDASFLKLRQLSIGYTFNNLSLFNQDATLSLSLIGKNLFAITENPHFDPEQLAVQGQGFISGVEDMSYATTRSIGFKAGFNF